In the Telopea speciosissima isolate NSW1024214 ecotype Mountain lineage chromosome 6, Tspe_v1, whole genome shotgun sequence genome, TCCTATACCGATTATGACCCCAATTGGAGTtgtaagagagaagaagagtcCCATTAATGCAATACTTCTGGTTTTCAATTTTGCCTGTTAACAATAAATTAATTACACAAATTAGTTATGGAATGGTATGGTTAGATTGCTACAAACATTAGGGAATTGTAGATGAATGAAACATAAATTGAGTGCTGAGAAGCCAAGCCAAGCCAAACCCAATAGATGGATAGTAATGGCCTGATTTTGTAATCGGGATCGGTTTGAATTAAAACCAGTTTGGCAGAACCAGGGAAAAATATGGACGGTTTAGTGATAATTAAACAAGATTGCCTTGACACCTTAAACAGAGAGATACTTCtaaatgaaaagagaagagaacaaaacagaacagaacagaacagGTGGTTAACATATCTACCTGAGCGATGGCTCCACCCAGTCCAGTTCCCTCAAAGAACTGGTGGAAAGTCAAGGCTGCAAAAAGAGGCTTTACTACACTTGGGCTTGAAGAAACCCCCACTGTAATCCCTATGATCACCGAGTGAACCAAAATCCCCAACTCCAGCACCTGATGATCCATGAAACATTATTGATTCAAGTTACTGAAATCAATCAATTTTGATTGTAAACTTGGCAGCTGCAATGTAATCTATAATTACCTGAGCTATGACGCGATGTCGGATAAGAGTCGAAGAACCCGAATCTTCAGAGACAAGGGCACCCAAGCCATGTGAATGACCAGCATGTGCTCCAGCTGCTCCTGTCTTCTCCTCATCTGAGATCTCGGGTTTACCTGCTTCCATGTTAGAGTGAACTTTGGTATAGTAACTAGTAGCAAAACTGTCCACCATTAAAGTTAGAATGGTGGCTACCATGGCAATGAAGCCTGTAAATGGAAAATTCCCCCAAGGGTTCTGATTAAGACATGGAGATGTTAATTGATTGAATGCATCAGGTAATATATGTATGAACCCTGTTGCTAGGATCACTCCTGCTGCGAAGGCCTTGATTATGAAGAAAATGTTATTTTCAGGTCGTAAAGCCGGATATTTCTTCCCCAAACTTGGAAGACACACACCAATTGCGCCCCCGATAAGAATAGAAAAGATGGCAGCTATCTTGTAGTTAAGTGCCACTGCTTTGTTGATTCCCGAATCGACTGAAGCAGTACAGGTACAATCAGCTGATACTAAGACAGGgaggagcagaagaagaagggaaaatctTGCTAACATCTTATTAGCTGAGTTAGGTTCCCCCATCTTTATTGAATGGAGAAAGTTTGCAAAATTAAGGAAGAGGTGTACAAATGTACAATGGTGAGTGTTCTAATAAAGAGGTATTTCAAtggtatatatacatatatgaatACATATTGGAATGAATGACTTGTTGGCACGAACTAAATTCTATAGATATTGAACAAGTAAAACCTTGAAGCTAGCTTGGGTCTTGCAATCCCAATTACATTACATCATGGGAGAGCAATTTAGCAAGAAACATAGGAGATCAGGTACtgcagaagaaagagaggaagagatagaTGATCATCGCCAACCGAATTTGAATTTGCTCCTCCTCTATGAACCACGGTGGTTGCTGACGTTTTGGTTCAGTAATTCTAAGGGGGAGGGGGTATGATACCTACACATTTTGCGTCCATATATGACCCTCTAAGCATTTTAAATGGCGGCATGAATGAGTGCCTTTTATGAAAGCAAAAGGACACATGTTATCACAAAAACATACGCGTGAAGCATCTATATATGCATAGGTAGGTGATCCAAACTCTGCACAAATGGCCTCATTATCGTTGATTGACTATCACCATATATAGAGAAGCGATGTGAAATTACAAAAGGGTGTTTCCTTGTATTTGCATCTATGATATGTCTTTAAAAAAAtcttttgatatatatataatttttttgtagAATCTTTTGATATTGAAGTGATTAAATATTTTCCTTTGGGTACTCATTTGGGTTATGTCATTTCTCGATGATATATTCTTAAACTCCTTGATTATTAGGAAATATGGTCTTCCATATGAATAAATTACTAGGTAAATCAGCTGGAAATGGACTAATAACAATATAACATGAAATCATTGCATGAAAATCACCCCTATAATATTGtcattaaatctaatttaaagatgattactaaaaaaaaacctaatttaaAGAAACATTGTGTTACCAACACGCCGCAAAAGGTGTTGACACTATGTTGTCATTAAAGCCGTTTAAAACAGGTAGCTTCTTAGTTATGCACCGACATGGGCGTGGTTTGGCAAGATCAAACTACAAAAATGTCCACATTATGTCTTTTTTCACTataaaattattaattaatattgTTCTTCTAAATACAGCTTTTATATAAGGGAGTgtttgaatgacacctctaagataggtgtatttagaacttgataccTCTTTTAATTGTCCCTTATCTTAATTATTCTCAAAAGATCTCTAAATTAGGTGtataaaaaggttttcaaaaataaattgaaagtggCATATCGCTATGTTATTATCAAAAGGTGGCATTATCATGCATATATTCAGAGGA is a window encoding:
- the LOC122665867 gene encoding LOW QUALITY PROTEIN: zinc transporter 5-like (The sequence of the model RefSeq protein was modified relative to this genomic sequence to represent the inferred CDS: inserted 2 bases in 2 codons); translation: MGEPNSANKMLARFSLLLLLLPVLVSADCTCTASVDSGINKAVALNYKIAAIFSILIGGAIGVCLPSLGKKYPALRPENNIFFIIKAFAAGVILATGFIHILPDAFNQLTSPCLNQNPWGNFPFTGFIAMVATILTLMVDSFATSYYTKVHSNMEAGKPEISDEEKTGAAGAHAGHSHGLGALVSEDSGSSTLIRHRVIAQVLELGILVHSVIIGITVGVSSSPSVVKPLFAALTFHQFFEGTGLGGAIAQAKLKTRSIALMGLFFSLTTPIGVIIGIGIANIYSESSPTALIVEGFLXSAAAGILIYXSLVDLLAADFMNTKMQTNAKLQIGASISLLVGAGCMSVLAIWA